Proteins co-encoded in one Polynucleobacter sp. MG-6-Vaara-E2 genomic window:
- the iscU gene encoding Fe-S cluster assembly scaffold IscU, with the protein MAYSEKVIDHYENPRNVGSFEKGDDSVGTGMVGAPACGDVMKLQIRVNDQGVIEDAKFKTYGCGSAIASSSLVTEWVKGKTLDQALEIKNSLIAEELALPPVKIHCSILAEDAIKAAVADYKEKHPAK; encoded by the coding sequence ATGGCATATAGCGAAAAGGTCATTGACCATTATGAAAATCCCCGCAACGTTGGCTCTTTTGAAAAGGGTGACGATAGCGTAGGTACTGGCATGGTTGGCGCACCAGCTTGTGGCGACGTCATGAAGTTGCAAATTCGCGTGAATGATCAAGGCGTGATTGAGGATGCTAAGTTCAAGACTTATGGTTGTGGTTCTGCTATTGCTTCTTCATCTTTGGTGACCGAGTGGGTAAAAGGTAAGACCTTGGATCAGGCTTTAGAGATCAAAAACTCATTAATTGCTGAAGAGTTGGCATTGCCACCAGTGAAAATTCACTGCTCTATCTTGGCTGAAGATGCCATCAAAGCTGCAGTTGCTGACTATAAAGAAAAGCATCCAGCTAAATAA
- a CDS encoding Fe-S cluster assembly transcription factor — MRLTTKGRFAVTAMIDLALRETHGPVTLAGISQRQKISLSYLEQLFGKLRRFNIVESTRGPGGGYTLARPSTEVSVADIIVAVDEPLDATQCGGKGNCHTEEEGHGRCMTHDLWSNLNLKMVEYLSSVTLKDLVQQQEGRGIVIQDMRQKKIKVESAKAEKIASAVAAKKEVAPKAPLVNSVFNLARQS, encoded by the coding sequence ATGAGACTTACAACTAAAGGTCGTTTTGCAGTAACCGCAATGATTGATTTAGCCCTGCGCGAGACGCATGGTCCTGTAACTTTGGCTGGAATTAGCCAAAGACAAAAGATTTCCCTTTCTTACCTCGAGCAGTTGTTTGGCAAATTGCGCCGTTTCAATATCGTCGAGAGTACTCGCGGTCCTGGAGGCGGATACACATTAGCTCGTCCATCTACAGAGGTGAGCGTTGCCGATATCATCGTGGCAGTTGATGAGCCCTTGGACGCTACTCAATGTGGCGGTAAAGGCAACTGCCATACCGAAGAAGAGGGTCATGGCCGTTGTATGACTCACGATCTTTGGAGCAATCTCAATCTCAAAATGGTTGAGTACCTCAGTTCAGTGACATTGAAAGATTTGGTGCAACAACAAGAGGGTCGCGGCATAGTGATCCAGGATATGCGCCAGAAGAAAATAAAAGTTGAAAGCGCTAAGGCTGAAAAAATAGCATCAGCAGTTGCAGCGAAAAAAGAAGTTGCCCCAAAAGCGCCTTTAGTCAATTCCGTATTCAATTTGGCGCGGCAAAGTTAA
- the nth gene encoding endonuclease III translates to MNPEKRRAFFEQLKANNPKPTTELEYSSPFELLIAVLLSAQATDVSVNKGTKKLFKIANTPQALLDLGEKGVRPYIQHIGLFNSKGKHIQETCRLLLEKHGGKVPETREELEALPGVGRKTANVILNTAFGQPTIAVDTHIFRVSNRTGLAPGKDVLKVEQQLLKRVPKEFLLDAHHWLILHGRYTCKARNPECAQCVVEPLCGFKQKTGKGKVRGDI, encoded by the coding sequence ATGAACCCCGAAAAACGTCGCGCTTTTTTTGAGCAACTTAAAGCCAATAACCCAAAACCCACTACCGAGCTGGAATACAGCTCGCCTTTTGAACTCTTAATTGCTGTACTACTATCAGCCCAAGCTACCGATGTATCGGTCAATAAGGGAACAAAGAAACTATTTAAGATTGCCAATACTCCTCAAGCGCTTTTAGATCTTGGCGAAAAAGGCGTACGCCCCTATATTCAACACATTGGTTTATTTAATTCCAAAGGCAAGCATATTCAAGAAACCTGCCGACTCCTCCTGGAAAAACATGGTGGCAAAGTACCTGAAACACGCGAGGAACTTGAAGCGCTACCTGGGGTTGGCAGAAAAACAGCCAACGTCATTCTCAATACCGCCTTTGGCCAACCGACGATTGCAGTAGATACCCATATCTTTCGCGTTTCTAATCGCACTGGGCTAGCACCTGGCAAAGACGTTCTCAAGGTAGAGCAGCAATTATTAAAACGAGTGCCCAAGGAATTTCTTTTAGACGCGCATCATTGGCTCATTCTTCATGGCAGATACACTTGCAAGGCACGCAACCCTGAGTGCGCTCAATGTGTTGTAGAGCCACTTTGTGGATTTAAACAAAAAACTGGTAAAGGAAAAGTTCGTGGCGATATTTAA
- the iscA gene encoding iron-sulfur cluster assembly protein IscA, which translates to MAITLTEKAAKHVNRNLEKRGKGCGLRLGVRTTGCSGLAYQLEYVDEPAAEDQVFESNGVKVFVDPKSLAYLDGTELDFVREGLNEGFKFQNPNVKDECGCGESFRV; encoded by the coding sequence ATGGCAATCACCTTAACTGAAAAAGCAGCAAAGCACGTTAACCGCAATCTAGAGAAGCGCGGTAAAGGTTGCGGTCTGCGTTTGGGTGTTCGCACCACTGGTTGCTCTGGCTTGGCTTATCAGTTGGAGTATGTTGATGAGCCAGCAGCTGAAGACCAAGTATTTGAATCCAATGGTGTGAAAGTATTTGTAGATCCAAAGAGCTTGGCTTATTTGGATGGTACTGAATTGGATTTCGTACGTGAGGGTTTGAACGAAGGATTTAAGTTTCAAAATCCAAACGTAAAAGATGAGTGTGGTTGTGGCGAATCCTTCCGCGTCTGA
- the hscB gene encoding Fe-S protein assembly co-chaperone HscB — translation MSVVVANPSASDDYFRFFGLNQQFNIDLPALDQAYLAIQKEVHPDRHARGSETEQRLAMQMATLANTAFQTLKNPIQRGLYICQLHGVDARLETNTAMPAAFLMKQMEWRENLDEQAEDLPALEAMMQEVEQSKSQTLAEITQAIDGAKNYQRAAELLRGLLFIDKFAVELDDTIAALI, via the coding sequence ATGAGTGTGGTTGTGGCGAATCCTTCCGCGTCTGACGATTACTTTCGCTTCTTTGGTTTAAATCAGCAATTCAACATCGACTTGCCTGCGCTTGATCAGGCTTACTTAGCGATTCAGAAGGAAGTGCACCCTGATCGCCATGCGCGTGGCAGTGAAACTGAGCAGCGCCTAGCAATGCAAATGGCTACCCTAGCCAATACCGCATTTCAAACGCTCAAAAATCCAATTCAGCGCGGCCTCTATATTTGCCAGCTTCATGGGGTTGATGCCAGGCTCGAAACCAATACAGCGATGCCAGCTGCTTTTCTGATGAAGCAAATGGAGTGGCGTGAGAATTTAGACGAGCAAGCAGAGGATTTGCCTGCTCTTGAGGCGATGATGCAAGAGGTTGAGCAATCGAAATCCCAAACGCTTGCTGAGATCACCCAAGCCATTGATGGCGCCAAAAATTATCAGCGCGCTGCAGAACTTTTGCGCGGATTACTCTTTATCGATAAGTTTGCAGTTGAGCTTGACGACACCATTGCAGCATTAATCTAG
- a CDS encoding IscS subfamily cysteine desulfurase has protein sequence MNAPQDLPQQPVPMFSPKHFPVYMDYSATTPIDPRVVDKMLPYLREQFGNAASRSHAYGWAAEEAVEWARSEVAQLVHADPREIVFTSGATESINLALKGAAHFYKERGNHIITVKTEHKATLDTCRELEREGFEVTYLDVLPNGLIDFAQLETAMKPGTILTSVMYVNNEIGVVQDIPAIGELCRSRNVIFHVDAAQATGKVEIDLEKIKVDLMSFSAHKTYGPKGIGALFVRRKPRIRIEAQIHGGGHERGMRSGTLAVHQIVGMGEAFRIARIEMAEENKRIRGLRDRLLAGLKDIEEVYVNGDMDDRVPHNLNISFNYVEGESMLMALKDLAISSGSACTSASLEPSYVLRALGRNDELAHSSIRFTLGRFTTEEEVDFTIKLVKEKIAKLRELSPLWEMYKDGIDLSTIQWAAH, from the coding sequence ATGAACGCACCACAAGACCTTCCTCAGCAACCGGTTCCAATGTTTAGTCCCAAGCACTTTCCGGTGTACATGGACTATTCAGCAACAACACCGATTGATCCTCGTGTGGTTGACAAAATGTTGCCATATTTGCGTGAGCAATTTGGCAATGCTGCTTCCCGAAGCCATGCTTATGGTTGGGCGGCAGAAGAGGCTGTTGAGTGGGCGCGTTCAGAAGTTGCTCAATTAGTACACGCCGATCCAAGAGAGATCGTATTTACTAGTGGTGCGACTGAAAGTATCAACTTAGCACTTAAAGGTGCTGCACATTTTTACAAAGAACGCGGTAATCACATCATCACCGTGAAAACCGAACATAAAGCAACTTTAGATACCTGCCGCGAACTAGAGCGCGAAGGTTTTGAAGTCACTTACTTAGATGTATTGCCTAATGGCTTGATTGATTTTGCGCAATTAGAAACAGCGATGAAGCCAGGTACGATTTTGACATCGGTCATGTATGTCAATAATGAAATTGGCGTAGTGCAAGATATTCCAGCCATTGGTGAGTTGTGCCGTTCACGTAATGTGATTTTTCATGTGGATGCAGCGCAAGCTACTGGTAAGGTTGAAATTGATTTAGAGAAGATCAAGGTGGATTTGATGAGCTTTTCTGCTCACAAGACCTATGGTCCAAAAGGGATTGGCGCATTGTTTGTACGTCGTAAGCCTCGCATTCGAATTGAGGCGCAGATTCATGGCGGCGGTCATGAGCGCGGTATGCGTTCTGGCACCTTGGCAGTTCACCAAATCGTTGGCATGGGTGAGGCATTTCGCATTGCCCGTATCGAGATGGCTGAAGAAAATAAACGTATCCGTGGATTACGTGATCGCTTATTGGCCGGCTTAAAGGATATTGAAGAAGTCTATGTGAACGGCGATATGGATGATCGCGTTCCACATAACCTGAACATCAGCTTTAACTATGTTGAAGGTGAGTCTATGTTGATGGCGCTTAAAGACTTGGCGATCTCTTCTGGCTCTGCTTGTACTTCTGCCTCACTAGAGCCTTCTTATGTATTGCGCGCACTAGGCCGTAATGATGAGTTAGCGCATAGCTCGATTCGTTTTACTTTGGGTCGATTTACAACTGAGGAAGAAGTCGATTTCACCATCAAGTTGGTTAAAGAAAAGATCGCAAAGTTGCGAGAGCTCTCCCCACTATGGGAAATGTATAAAGACGGAATCGACTTGAGCACGATTCAGTGGGCTGCACACTAA
- a CDS encoding polyhydroxyalkanoate depolymerase, whose amino-acid sequence MLYQLHEFQKALLQPISSWAHAASEAFINAANPASKVPGSQRLAASYELLYRLGKDYKKPEFGIRSVMAHGHEVAIHEITKISKPFCNLIRFKRFSDDVETIKALKEDPSVLVVAPLSGHHSTLLRDTVRTLLQDHKVYITDWVDARNVPVSEGEFGLDDYVHYVQEFIRSIGAENLHVISVCQPTVPTLGAISLMASAGEATPASMIMMGGPIDARKSPTAVNNLAEQKSYEWFESHVIYKVPPSYLGAGRRVYPGFLQHTGFIAMNPQTHLQSHWDFFQNLVKGDEQDAESHIRFYDEYNAVLDLDAKFYLDSIKTVFQDYSLPNGTWEVAGKLVKPQDIEQTALLTVEGELDDISGSGQTRAAHGLCSGIAKENKDHYEVAGAGHYGIFAGRRWRDKVYPKIKSFIREHQGVHKKTKARPPKLEGSN is encoded by the coding sequence ATGCTTTATCAGTTACACGAATTCCAAAAAGCCTTACTTCAGCCAATAAGCTCTTGGGCACATGCTGCCTCTGAAGCTTTCATTAATGCCGCTAATCCGGCATCCAAGGTTCCAGGATCTCAGCGTTTAGCTGCTAGCTATGAACTCCTCTATCGCTTAGGTAAGGACTACAAAAAACCAGAATTTGGTATCCGCTCGGTCATGGCACATGGTCATGAAGTAGCGATTCATGAGATCACCAAAATCTCCAAGCCATTTTGCAATTTAATTCGCTTTAAACGCTTCTCAGATGATGTAGAAACCATCAAAGCTCTCAAAGAGGATCCTTCAGTGTTGGTAGTAGCACCTTTGTCTGGCCATCACTCGACCTTGTTGCGCGATACAGTGCGCACTTTATTGCAAGATCACAAGGTTTACATTACCGACTGGGTTGATGCTCGCAACGTACCAGTGAGCGAAGGTGAATTTGGCCTTGATGACTATGTTCACTACGTTCAAGAATTTATTCGCTCGATTGGTGCTGAAAATTTACATGTCATCTCCGTATGCCAACCTACCGTTCCAACCTTAGGTGCTATTTCTTTGATGGCTAGTGCTGGCGAAGCCACTCCTGCATCAATGATCATGATGGGTGGCCCAATTGATGCTCGCAAATCACCAACTGCCGTCAATAACTTAGCAGAGCAAAAATCTTACGAGTGGTTTGAGAGTCACGTGATTTACAAAGTGCCGCCATCGTATCTAGGCGCAGGTCGTCGGGTTTATCCTGGTTTCTTGCAGCACACTGGCTTTATTGCCATGAATCCACAAACTCACCTGCAATCTCATTGGGACTTCTTCCAGAACTTAGTAAAAGGTGATGAACAAGATGCGGAGTCTCATATTCGCTTTTATGATGAGTACAACGCGGTACTCGATTTAGATGCCAAGTTTTACTTGGATTCGATTAAGACTGTGTTCCAAGACTATTCATTGCCTAATGGCACCTGGGAAGTTGCTGGCAAATTAGTAAAGCCCCAAGATATTGAACAAACCGCCCTCCTCACTGTTGAAGGTGAGTTAGATGACATCTCTGGAAGCGGTCAAACTCGTGCGGCACACGGTCTATGCTCAGGCATTGCAAAAGAGAACAAGGATCATTACGAAGTCGCAGGTGCAGGTCACTATGGCATCTTCGCTGGCCGTCGTTGGCGCGACAAGGTCTATCCAAAGATCAAGTCCTTTATTCGTGAACATCAAGGTGTACACAAAAAGACCAAAGCGAGACCTCCTAAATTAGAAGGCTCTAACTAG
- the rsxB gene encoding electron transport complex subunit RsxB — translation MNTQQANELANRLEDLLPQTQCTKCGYPDCRGYAEALASGEALPNRCPPGGIEGIKRLSQVLTPIYPQDAFDLHPTIDPDCGVERPRPVAFIDPQKCIGCTLCIQACPVDAIVGASKQMHVVLTEWCTGCDLCIPPCPVDCISMIDVTDRKTGWDAWSQELADISRKRYHDREQRLEREQKDNDERLAKKAEAKLAAVNAEYPTSAEEEKEKERKRAIIAAAIARAQQQK, via the coding sequence ATGAATACTCAACAGGCGAATGAACTTGCGAATCGCCTCGAGGATCTTCTTCCTCAAACCCAATGTACAAAATGTGGTTACCCCGATTGCAGAGGCTATGCAGAAGCTCTGGCGAGTGGCGAGGCTTTGCCAAACCGCTGCCCGCCAGGCGGTATCGAGGGCATTAAAAGACTGAGTCAAGTTTTAACACCCATTTACCCACAAGACGCATTTGATCTGCACCCCACCATCGATCCCGATTGTGGAGTAGAGCGTCCAAGGCCTGTCGCTTTCATTGATCCGCAAAAATGTATTGGCTGCACTCTTTGTATTCAGGCATGTCCAGTTGATGCCATTGTTGGTGCATCCAAACAAATGCACGTCGTACTTACCGAATGGTGTACGGGTTGTGATCTCTGTATTCCGCCATGTCCAGTTGATTGCATCAGCATGATTGATGTGACTGATCGTAAAACTGGTTGGGATGCTTGGTCTCAAGAACTAGCTGATATATCACGCAAGCGTTATCACGATCGGGAGCAACGCCTAGAGCGTGAGCAAAAAGATAATGATGAACGCTTAGCTAAAAAAGCAGAAGCTAAATTGGCAGCGGTCAACGCAGAGTACCCCACTTCAGCAGAAGAGGAAAAAGAAAAAGAGCGTAAACGTGCCATCATTGCTGCTGCGATTGCCAGGGCTCAGCAACAGAAATGA
- a CDS encoding amino acid aminotransferase yields MTLFTSVQLAPKDPIFGLTEAYVADQRPDKVNLGVGVYYTDEGKVPLLKAVIKAEEAIVAKHSPRSYIPIEGPNPYNSAVQNLLFGADSALIKDGRVVTAECLGGTGALRVGADFIKRLNLDAPCAISNPTWENHRGIFESAGFEVVEYTYFDGKTRGVDFDGMVKSLESFPKNTTVLLHACCHNPTGADITEAQWRQVIEICKNKGLIPFLDMAYQGFAAGIEQDGIAVRLFAESGMSFFVSSSFSKSFSLYGERVGALSIVTQSKDESTRVLSQLKRVIRTNYSNPPTHGAAIAAAVLNSPELRQLWEDELAQMRDRIKAMRHGLVEKLAAAGVKQDFAFIEKQRGMFSYSGLTAEQVDRLQKEDGIYALSTGRICVAALNTKNIDKVAKAIARVLA; encoded by the coding sequence ATGACCCTGTTTACCTCAGTTCAATTAGCCCCTAAAGATCCTATTTTTGGCCTCACAGAAGCCTATGTTGCCGATCAGCGTCCTGACAAAGTAAACCTCGGTGTTGGTGTGTATTACACAGACGAAGGCAAAGTGCCTCTTTTAAAAGCGGTGATTAAAGCAGAAGAAGCCATTGTGGCTAAGCACTCACCACGCAGCTACATTCCGATCGAAGGTCCAAACCCTTACAACAGCGCAGTCCAAAATTTATTGTTTGGCGCTGACTCTGCTCTTATTAAAGATGGTCGCGTAGTCACTGCTGAATGCTTAGGTGGTACAGGAGCATTACGTGTTGGAGCAGATTTTATTAAGCGCCTTAATCTCGATGCACCTTGCGCCATTAGTAACCCAACTTGGGAAAACCATCGCGGCATTTTTGAATCTGCCGGCTTTGAAGTGGTGGAGTACACCTACTTTGATGGCAAAACTCGGGGTGTTGATTTTGATGGCATGGTGAAGTCTTTGGAATCATTCCCAAAGAACACCACCGTACTCTTGCATGCATGCTGCCACAACCCAACTGGTGCGGATATTACAGAAGCGCAATGGCGCCAAGTAATTGAGATCTGCAAGAACAAGGGCTTGATTCCTTTCTTGGATATGGCTTACCAAGGCTTTGCGGCTGGGATTGAGCAGGATGGTATTGCTGTGCGCCTCTTTGCTGAATCTGGCATGTCTTTCTTTGTATCTAGCTCTTTCTCCAAGTCATTCTCACTCTATGGTGAGCGTGTCGGCGCCTTATCTATCGTGACTCAGAGCAAAGATGAATCTACTCGCGTGCTGTCTCAATTAAAGCGCGTGATTCGCACAAACTATTCCAATCCACCAACTCATGGAGCTGCAATTGCAGCAGCTGTTTTGAATTCACCAGAGCTTCGTCAGCTCTGGGAAGATGAGTTGGCGCAGATGCGTGATCGTATTAAAGCGATGCGCCACGGTTTAGTAGAAAAATTAGCAGCTGCTGGTGTGAAGCAAGATTTTGCTTTTATCGAAAAGCAACGTGGAATGTTTTCTTACTCAGGCTTAACTGCTGAGCAAGTGGATCGCTTACAGAAAGAGGATGGCATTTATGCCCTCTCTACTGGACGCATTTGTGTGGCGGCGCTCAATACTAAAAATATTGATAAAGTTGCCAAAGCAATCGCCCGTGTATTGGCTTAA
- the uvrB gene encoding excinuclease ABC subunit UvrB, producing the protein MIAEMPPKSPKNSSKSEVKEVQKNPAADPLGEVGHDLDPAKFVSFPDSPYQLYQPFPPAGDQPGAIDALVEGVEDGLTFQTLLGVTGSGKTFTMANVIARTGRPAIIFAPNKTLAAQLYSEFREFFPKNAVEYFVSYYDYYQPEAYVPQRDLFIEKDSSINEHIEQMRLSATKSLLERRDVIIVATVSAIYGIGNPGDYHSMVMTLRPGDKMSQRDILTRLIAMQYDRNETDFKRGVFRVRGDTIDIFPAEHNELAVRVELFDDVVESLQFFDPLTGKIRQKIPRFTVYPSSHYVTPRETVLKAIETIKEELRSRLDGFVKDGKLVEAQRLEQRTRFDLEMLNELGFCKGIENYSRHLSGAAPGEAPPTLVDYLPNDALMFLDESHVLIGQLNAMYNGDKSRKHTLVEFGFRLPSAMDNRPLKFTEFETKMRQTIFVSATPADYEKEHQGQVVEQVARPTGLVDPEIEVLPASTQVDDLLSQIYERVKVGERVLVTVLTKRMAEQLTDYLSDNGVKVRYVHSDIDTVERVEILRDLRLGVFDVLVGINLLREGLDIPEVSLVAILDADKEGFLRSERSLIQTIGRAARNVRGKAILYADKVTNSMRLAMGETERRRTKQVAFNKLHGIEPKGVQKRIKDIIDGVYDVKEKRQEMQVEQERARYEDMTEKDLSNEIKRLEKQMNAEAKNLEFEKAASTRDRLTKVKEMAFGARSRDSV; encoded by the coding sequence ATGATAGCCGAGATGCCCCCTAAGTCACCCAAAAATAGTTCGAAATCTGAAGTAAAAGAAGTGCAGAAAAACCCTGCTGCTGACCCCTTGGGTGAGGTTGGGCACGACCTAGATCCGGCTAAGTTTGTGAGTTTCCCGGACTCCCCTTATCAGCTTTATCAGCCATTCCCGCCCGCAGGTGATCAGCCAGGTGCCATTGATGCGTTAGTGGAGGGGGTAGAGGATGGTTTGACCTTCCAGACGCTGTTGGGGGTCACCGGGTCAGGAAAGACCTTCACGATGGCCAATGTGATCGCTAGAACAGGGCGACCAGCCATCATTTTTGCCCCCAATAAGACTCTCGCTGCCCAGCTTTATAGCGAATTTAGGGAGTTTTTCCCGAAAAATGCGGTGGAGTACTTCGTGAGTTACTACGATTACTACCAGCCAGAAGCATATGTGCCTCAGCGCGATCTCTTTATTGAGAAGGATTCGTCGATCAACGAACACATTGAGCAGATGCGTTTGTCGGCTACCAAGAGTTTGTTAGAGCGTCGTGACGTCATCATTGTTGCAACTGTGTCTGCGATCTACGGTATTGGTAATCCTGGCGACTATCACAGCATGGTGATGACATTGCGCCCTGGCGACAAGATGAGTCAGCGCGATATTTTGACAAGACTCATTGCGATGCAGTACGACCGCAATGAAACCGACTTTAAGCGTGGCGTGTTCCGAGTGCGCGGCGACACGATCGATATCTTCCCTGCTGAACATAATGAATTAGCAGTGCGAGTCGAATTATTTGATGATGTGGTCGAGAGTTTGCAATTCTTTGATCCGCTAACTGGAAAAATTCGTCAAAAGATTCCGCGCTTCACCGTTTACCCAAGCTCGCACTATGTCACCCCGCGTGAAACGGTTCTTAAGGCGATTGAAACCATCAAAGAAGAATTGCGCAGTCGCCTTGATGGGTTTGTCAAAGATGGCAAGTTGGTTGAGGCTCAGCGCTTAGAACAGCGCACCCGTTTTGATCTAGAGATGCTGAACGAATTAGGTTTTTGCAAGGGGATTGAGAATTACTCCCGTCATCTCTCTGGCGCAGCTCCAGGCGAGGCGCCACCTACGCTAGTGGACTATTTGCCCAATGATGCATTGATGTTCTTGGATGAGAGTCACGTGTTAATTGGTCAGCTTAATGCGATGTACAACGGCGATAAATCTCGCAAACATACATTGGTGGAATTTGGTTTCCGTCTGCCATCTGCAATGGATAACCGCCCACTCAAATTTACGGAGTTCGAAACCAAAATGCGTCAAACCATTTTTGTTTCAGCAACGCCTGCAGATTATGAGAAAGAGCATCAAGGTCAAGTGGTTGAGCAAGTGGCAAGACCCACTGGTTTGGTTGATCCGGAAATTGAGGTGCTACCAGCAAGCACGCAGGTGGATGATTTACTCAGTCAAATTTATGAGCGCGTCAAAGTAGGCGAGAGAGTATTGGTAACGGTGCTGACTAAACGCATGGCTGAACAATTAACAGATTACCTTTCCGATAATGGTGTGAAGGTGCGTTATGTTCACTCTGATATTGATACGGTTGAGCGCGTTGAAATTTTGCGTGACTTGCGTTTGGGTGTCTTCGATGTGCTCGTAGGTATTAACTTACTGCGCGAAGGTTTGGATATCCCCGAGGTTTCCTTAGTGGCCATTTTGGATGCCGATAAAGAAGGCTTCCTGCGCTCTGAACGCTCCTTAATCCAGACGATTGGCCGCGCGGCCCGAAATGTTCGCGGCAAGGCGATTCTTTATGCTGATAAGGTCACTAATTCCATGCGCTTAGCGATGGGCGAGACTGAACGACGCCGGACCAAGCAAGTTGCCTTCAATAAGCTGCATGGCATTGAACCTAAAGGGGTTCAAAAACGCATCAAAGACATTATTGATGGCGTTTATGACGTCAAAGAGAAGCGCCAAGAGATGCAGGTCGAGCAAGAGCGGGCTCGCTACGAGGATATGACTGAGAAAGATTTATCTAACGAAATCAAGCGTTTAGAGAAGCAGATGAACGCAGAAGCCAAAAATCTGGAGTTTGAAAAGGCTGCCAGTACGCGCGATCGACTCACTAAAGTCAAAGAAATGGCATTTGGCGCTAGGTCTAGAGACTCCGTCTAA